The following are encoded in a window of Bradyrhizobium guangdongense genomic DNA:
- a CDS encoding TIR domain-containing protein, with protein MARIFISHSSRDDESAARMKAWLASQGFEATFLDFDKTAGIAPGADWEKTLYREVEQSQAVIIIQTPNWLASKWCFAEFTQARALGKAIFLVIETPTGDAQISPDIQALNLLSDREGGLERLSRELVRIALDAQGGFKWDANRPPFPGLLAFQEEDAAIYFGRDDDIRRLIERLDARRAQGGAKLIALLGSSGSGKSSLLRAGVVPRLKRAGRNWIVTPPMRPRLHPVDELAVALAGASGADWRKLKDDLLGPDAARSLADFANDLRVKGGASEAQILIPIDQAEELFGVADPDEARRFLEILSQALSESLPFMAIAAVRSDYLGRLQSAAQLTARFEEFSLGPMPLTRIPQIIQGPAKVAGVNVEETFVQQAARDAATEDALPLLAFALRELWDRSSNKVLSLDSYNALGDERAGLTPLENAVRKAADAVLAEAEPADDELVALREAFVPAMVRVNDQGEYARRPARLDELPTKAQPLLERLANARLLIVRQDGEARAVEVAHEALLRKWPLLKSWLDSARAFLIGKQQLEQDLRDWDQAAKPDKATALLTGLKLSRARRWLIEYPNQLSAQERAFIQASTARAEAETLRKERTRRIITWGSIAAALVLAIIAAGAVMLFLQARESEQHAQTSATAALHSEQEARTAQKTAKDNESRVVQVQSIARHTSDPSSAPQRSLLLAVHAATLQPSDGRGLIGAIDGVRQQLRATGMPLDGHTTDVAVAAYSPDRRWLAIGTADGSVRLHDLTASGPHSAAHDLAGHHGPVAGLVFAGDGRRLVSAGSDGTLRLWQIDAASPVAGPVISVKAMGAIRALAASPDGQWVAFGTESGHLCLWRWLADGPEETPCDPAWRDEVPVTTVMFSPKGRWLATTCTGACKDNSVAPVRLWDLSAQGAARGPKLLVPETKLAEPSLLAIAFSADDTRLAAAYGYVAELWDLTQPAPPASVVGTYASGGGWITTLDISADGRWLALGSLGSTDVRLWRLAGDPDELRNPIILSGHGGPVTVVGFGGHGHWLASAAADGSLYLWDLVHPGLRAMPLRGHDLSIAALRFSPGVDTGYLLSWGEGESARLWSLPDPGPEPLVLRAPVGPVRGMAVSADGQWIASSSDSDDRLVLWSTQNLRAPPHMLAMPGFARSIAFSPDGRWMAAKSQDQGRISVWSLRDLARPPLVMVQEGSSDDRTLRFSPDSHWLVSGTFAGQRSSLDLWDVSADTPSLTPRHHCRPRSSVRELAFSGDGKFLATAAHDTAAYLWSLASENPCATPVRLPHDDVVYQMSLSSDGRWAVTASIDTKGRLWELAPEASPKLVREIDFKDRVFRAVFSPDDRWAAFASWDGSAALLDLRAPATSPVVHLKGYAGRILAVGFSQDSRWLATAGEDRTIRLWRPDEPGVAPVTLRGHEGSVPHIAFSPEGRWLVSGAYDGTVRLWRLRLDDLVQVACAAAGRTLTQDEVEYYLGGTPAAPCTTPGR; from the coding sequence ATGGCTCGCATATTTATCTCTCATTCGAGCCGCGACGATGAGTCGGCCGCGCGGATGAAAGCCTGGCTCGCGAGCCAAGGGTTCGAGGCAACGTTTCTCGACTTCGACAAGACGGCCGGCATTGCGCCCGGAGCCGACTGGGAGAAGACGCTCTACCGGGAGGTCGAGCAGTCCCAGGCCGTCATCATCATTCAGACGCCGAACTGGCTGGCCTCAAAATGGTGTTTCGCCGAGTTCACGCAGGCGCGCGCGCTCGGCAAGGCGATCTTCCTTGTCATTGAGACACCGACTGGTGACGCTCAGATATCGCCCGACATCCAAGCGCTCAATCTGCTCAGCGATCGCGAGGGCGGGCTCGAACGGCTCTCGCGCGAGCTCGTGCGGATCGCGCTTGACGCCCAAGGCGGCTTCAAATGGGACGCCAATCGCCCGCCGTTTCCCGGTCTGCTCGCTTTCCAAGAAGAAGATGCTGCGATCTATTTCGGCCGCGATGACGACATCCGCCGCCTGATCGAGCGGCTCGACGCACGCCGGGCTCAGGGCGGCGCCAAGTTGATCGCGCTCCTCGGGTCGTCCGGATCCGGCAAATCCTCCCTGCTGCGGGCCGGCGTTGTTCCCCGGCTGAAACGCGCCGGCCGCAATTGGATTGTCACACCGCCGATGCGACCGCGATTGCATCCGGTCGACGAACTGGCAGTGGCGTTGGCCGGGGCGTCCGGCGCCGACTGGCGCAAGCTGAAGGACGATCTCTTGGGTCCCGACGCCGCGCGCTCGCTCGCTGACTTCGCTAACGACCTGCGCGTTAAAGGGGGCGCAAGCGAAGCGCAGATCCTGATCCCCATCGACCAGGCGGAGGAATTGTTCGGTGTCGCCGATCCGGACGAGGCACGGCGTTTTCTCGAAATTCTCAGCCAGGCGCTCTCCGAGAGCCTGCCGTTCATGGCGATCGCGGCCGTCAGGTCGGACTACCTGGGGCGCCTTCAGTCGGCGGCGCAGCTGACGGCACGGTTTGAGGAATTCTCGCTTGGACCGATGCCGTTGACACGCATCCCGCAGATCATCCAGGGGCCGGCGAAGGTGGCGGGCGTCAACGTCGAAGAGACCTTCGTTCAGCAGGCCGCTCGAGACGCAGCGACGGAGGACGCGCTTCCGCTTCTGGCCTTTGCGCTGCGCGAACTCTGGGACCGGTCGTCGAACAAGGTGCTCAGTCTTGACAGCTACAATGCGCTCGGCGACGAAAGGGCGGGGCTCACGCCGCTGGAAAACGCGGTGCGAAAGGCTGCCGACGCGGTGCTGGCCGAAGCGGAGCCGGCGGACGACGAGCTGGTGGCGCTGCGCGAGGCGTTCGTACCGGCGATGGTGCGCGTCAATGACCAGGGTGAATATGCCCGCCGTCCGGCACGGCTGGACGAGTTGCCGACCAAAGCTCAACCGTTGCTGGAGCGGCTCGCGAATGCGCGCCTCCTGATCGTACGTCAGGACGGCGAGGCGCGCGCGGTCGAAGTTGCGCACGAGGCGCTATTGCGCAAATGGCCGCTACTGAAATCCTGGTTGGATTCCGCTCGCGCGTTCCTGATCGGCAAGCAGCAGCTTGAGCAGGATTTGCGCGACTGGGACCAGGCGGCGAAGCCGGACAAGGCCACGGCTCTCCTGACTGGACTGAAGCTCAGTCGCGCGCGCAGGTGGTTGATCGAGTATCCGAACCAGCTGAGTGCGCAGGAGCGCGCGTTCATTCAGGCCAGCACAGCGCGCGCCGAAGCCGAGACCCTCCGCAAAGAAAGGACGCGGCGAATCATCACCTGGGGTTCGATCGCAGCTGCCTTGGTATTGGCCATCATCGCAGCCGGGGCAGTAATGCTATTCTTGCAAGCACGGGAATCGGAACAGCACGCGCAAACCAGTGCGACCGCTGCGCTTCATTCGGAGCAAGAGGCGAGGACTGCGCAAAAGACCGCCAAAGACAACGAGTCTCGGGTCGTGCAGGTCCAGTCTATCGCCCGTCATACCAGCGACCCCTCGTCTGCCCCCCAGCGCAGCCTGCTGCTCGCCGTGCATGCGGCGACGTTGCAGCCGAGCGACGGACGCGGCCTGATCGGCGCGATCGACGGGGTACGCCAGCAACTACGTGCCACAGGCATGCCCCTGGATGGTCACACGACGGATGTGGCGGTCGCGGCCTACTCGCCAGACCGGCGTTGGCTGGCCATCGGCACTGCCGATGGATCGGTCCGCCTGCACGACCTGACAGCGTCGGGTCCGCACTCCGCGGCCCACGATCTTGCTGGCCACCACGGCCCCGTTGCTGGCCTTGTGTTCGCCGGGGACGGCCGTCGTCTGGTCAGCGCCGGGAGCGACGGCACGTTGCGATTGTGGCAGATCGACGCCGCCTCGCCCGTCGCCGGCCCCGTTATCTCGGTGAAGGCAATGGGCGCGATCCGTGCGCTGGCCGCGAGCCCCGATGGGCAATGGGTCGCCTTCGGCACCGAATCGGGTCACCTGTGCCTCTGGCGCTGGCTGGCCGACGGGCCGGAGGAAACGCCATGTGATCCGGCTTGGCGGGACGAAGTGCCTGTCACCACGGTCATGTTCAGCCCTAAGGGCCGCTGGTTGGCCACCACCTGCACTGGCGCTTGCAAGGACAACTCTGTCGCACCGGTGCGGCTATGGGACCTGTCAGCGCAAGGCGCGGCGCGCGGACCGAAACTGCTCGTCCCCGAGACTAAGCTGGCTGAACCATCGCTCCTGGCCATCGCCTTCTCAGCGGACGACACCAGGTTGGCGGCGGCGTACGGATATGTCGCTGAGTTGTGGGATCTGACCCAGCCCGCCCCTCCAGCGAGCGTGGTCGGGACCTACGCAAGCGGCGGCGGCTGGATCACGACGCTCGACATTAGCGCCGACGGCCGGTGGCTCGCGCTTGGCAGCCTTGGTTCGACCGACGTGCGCCTGTGGCGTTTGGCGGGCGACCCGGACGAGCTACGTAATCCCATTATTCTCTCTGGCCATGGCGGGCCGGTAACGGTCGTCGGATTCGGCGGCCATGGACACTGGCTGGCCAGCGCGGCAGCCGACGGTAGCTTGTACCTCTGGGACTTGGTGCATCCCGGGCTGCGCGCAATGCCGCTGCGCGGGCACGACTTGTCGATTGCAGCGCTCCGCTTCTCACCTGGAGTCGACACCGGCTACTTGCTGAGTTGGGGAGAAGGCGAATCGGCACGCCTGTGGAGCCTGCCTGACCCGGGGCCGGAACCACTCGTGCTGCGGGCGCCGGTCGGCCCGGTTAGGGGCATGGCCGTGAGTGCGGACGGCCAATGGATCGCATCGTCCAGCGATAGTGACGATCGGCTCGTGCTGTGGTCGACGCAAAACCTGCGTGCGCCACCACACATGCTGGCAATGCCGGGGTTCGCGCGCTCGATCGCGTTCAGCCCCGACGGTCGCTGGATGGCCGCCAAAAGCCAGGACCAGGGGCGCATCAGCGTTTGGAGCTTGCGCGACCTCGCGAGGCCCCCGCTGGTGATGGTTCAAGAGGGATCAAGCGACGATCGCACCTTGCGTTTCAGCCCCGACAGCCACTGGCTCGTCAGCGGTACCTTTGCCGGTCAGCGGTCGAGTCTGGATCTGTGGGACGTCTCCGCCGACACGCCCTCGCTGACGCCACGGCACCACTGCCGACCGAGAAGTTCGGTTCGAGAGCTCGCGTTCAGCGGTGATGGCAAATTCTTGGCGACCGCTGCTCATGACACGGCTGCCTACCTCTGGAGTCTGGCGAGCGAGAACCCCTGCGCGACCCCGGTGCGGCTGCCGCATGACGACGTCGTCTACCAGATGTCGCTTAGCAGCGATGGGCGCTGGGCCGTCACCGCCAGCATAGATACGAAGGGACGGTTGTGGGAGTTGGCGCCCGAGGCGTCGCCGAAACTGGTCCGCGAGATCGACTTCAAGGACCGCGTGTTCCGCGCCGTGTTCAGCCCGGACGATCGATGGGCGGCCTTCGCGTCTTGGGACGGCAGCGCGGCCTTGCTTGACCTGCGCGCGCCAGCGACTTCCCCGGTAGTGCATCTCAAGGGGTATGCCGGAAGAATCTTGGCTGTCGGCTTCAGCCAGGATAGCCGATGGCTCGCCACCGCCGGGGAGGATCGGACGATCCGATTATGGCGTCCCGACGAGCCGGGCGTTGCGCCGGTTACCCTGCGCGGACATGAAGGTTCGGTGCCCCACATCGCATTCAGCCCGGAGGGACGCTGGCTCGTTTCCGGGGCGTACGACGGCACGGTGCGCCTTTGGCGGCTGCGCCTGGATGACCTAGTCCAGGTGGCTTGCGCGGCCGCAGGACGGACGTTGACGCAAGACGAGGTCGAATACTATCTCGGCGGCACGCCGGCTGCTCCTTGCACCACGCCGGGCCGATAG
- a CDS encoding M15 family metallopeptidase, which yields MPTFPSLSKQEWPREWISGELDNFYGDPRGAGGRANSAWAQENLTKIVPPWAMRSDGGAVSQITVHKKCKDSLTRILNAIWESAGRDPAKIKAAHLDEFDGSYNFRVNVNSPSRLSLHAYGAAIDLAAAENPNGAPWHDNGRMLPRWAIDAFLAEGWSWGGDFSGTPDPMHFQATFNRHADAPLGQQQPASISNSSAHLTANTKFTVTGTVFGGPQDDQPVAYPDVGPDWAKHPGVALPFKFRGPRPKVTVSANGKSVVCPIVDVGPWNINDPYWMTAARPQAEAGTDMSGRRTNGAGIDLTPAAAAAIGLDGKGQVVWFFDTTGAEPMSDASTTHIPQLNVLNELQAIKNQLDGLIHKNGAALQIDQIIKQGGNGQLTLPKNVDLSQLADVNKQLEVFVQLATNILPVISIFVPQLKVLIPVLPVLTGLLKMGDDIAGAGSDPTKIADALAAHLKDVAQQVQASNFRA from the coding sequence ATGCCAACCTTTCCCTCGTTGTCCAAACAGGAATGGCCGCGCGAATGGATCTCGGGAGAGCTGGACAATTTCTACGGCGACCCGCGCGGAGCTGGTGGCCGAGCCAACTCGGCATGGGCCCAAGAAAACTTGACCAAGATCGTACCGCCCTGGGCGATGCGATCGGACGGCGGCGCTGTCTCCCAGATCACGGTACACAAGAAATGCAAGGACTCTCTGACCCGTATTCTCAATGCAATCTGGGAATCCGCCGGGCGGGATCCAGCGAAGATCAAGGCAGCACACCTAGACGAGTTCGACGGTTCTTATAATTTCCGCGTGAACGTCAATTCCCCGTCGCGATTGTCATTGCACGCTTATGGCGCGGCAATCGACCTCGCCGCCGCGGAGAACCCAAATGGCGCGCCCTGGCATGATAACGGTCGAATGCTGCCACGCTGGGCAATTGATGCATTTCTTGCGGAGGGTTGGTCTTGGGGAGGGGATTTCTCGGGAACGCCCGACCCCATGCACTTTCAGGCGACATTCAACCGACACGCCGATGCGCCGCTTGGACAACAACAGCCAGCTTCGATATCGAATTCCAGCGCACACTTAACCGCGAACACAAAATTCACTGTGACCGGAACAGTGTTTGGTGGCCCGCAAGACGACCAGCCGGTCGCGTACCCCGACGTCGGTCCCGACTGGGCCAAACATCCGGGCGTTGCACTGCCCTTCAAATTTCGCGGGCCGCGACCTAAAGTCACAGTATCGGCAAACGGCAAATCTGTCGTGTGTCCCATCGTGGATGTTGGTCCCTGGAACATTAACGACCCTTACTGGATGACCGCTGCGCGCCCGCAGGCCGAGGCCGGCACCGACATGTCGGGACGCCGGACGAACGGCGCCGGTATTGATCTCACGCCGGCGGCAGCGGCGGCGATCGGTCTCGACGGCAAAGGCCAAGTCGTCTGGTTCTTCGATACAACAGGAGCAGAACCAATGTCTGATGCATCCACTACCCATATTCCACAGTTGAATGTTCTCAATGAATTGCAGGCGATCAAAAACCAGCTCGATGGTCTAATTCACAAAAATGGGGCTGCCCTGCAGATCGACCAAATCATTAAGCAGGGCGGGAACGGTCAACTCACTCTCCCGAAAAACGTGGATCTCAGCCAGCTTGCTGACGTCAACAAGCAGCTGGAAGTATTCGTGCAACTCGCTACGAACATTTTGCCTGTCATCTCGATATTCGTGCCGCAGTTGAAAGTGTTGATCCCAGTACTGCCGGTGCTAACGGGACTTCTCAAGATGGGTGACGATATCGCGGGAGCAGGGAGTGATCCGACTAAGATTGCCGATGCCCTCGCGGCGCACTTGAAAGACGTGGCACAGCAGGTTCAGGCATCTAACTTCCGGGCCTGA
- a CDS encoding tetratricopeptide repeat protein, translating to MSTSQQPRKRDVFIVFSKSQPIEAKFALAVKHGLEELGRFAHEYEDWSWVERAIAPDGRAPEVDQAVLRVMLNACSAVLVIPPRDGRPSEGAAIELQMLASLQLPVVLLRWALTYEEDEPGGLNVICRYQIHGTDPNDSWITSAGESIAELLWLACNIAELRNRHDPIGSMVLDALPAFGHEPLTSFKLRDGLVNEDDYMREPNLDALADKVTASATREQLRVLIEDWWAEAEPALRSLQDDGHGPVRRPCRALLEAMQLIVERSRRLSPAIESLSTDALLRRGTMLARFNETDEAVALLTKAIAQGGDLMDRLHAARALAHDAGGDLDSAVADMDEAVRLAPDKAYEVVHRFTRAVLQAKRGTSEALRGAIDDYTHILDSQPDVNLRLSALNYRALHFTSVGEVAAAIADWTQVIERQADHPRAAAQARFNRGVQYEKLGKLEDARNDFTAVLAWADVSSSQRFRALEGRARVLERLGAPAEAADNIEAILAMNMADPEWRPELQAKVRVLRGEAGQH from the coding sequence ATGAGCACTTCCCAGCAGCCGAGAAAGCGCGACGTTTTCATCGTGTTCTCGAAAAGCCAACCCATCGAAGCGAAGTTCGCGTTAGCCGTGAAGCACGGTCTTGAGGAGCTGGGGCGCTTCGCGCATGAGTATGAAGACTGGAGCTGGGTGGAGCGGGCAATTGCCCCGGACGGGCGCGCTCCCGAGGTCGATCAGGCCGTGCTTCGCGTGATGCTGAACGCGTGCTCGGCCGTTTTGGTGATCCCGCCGCGTGATGGCCGGCCGAGCGAGGGAGCCGCCATCGAGCTCCAGATGCTTGCGAGCCTTCAGCTTCCGGTGGTGCTGCTGCGTTGGGCTCTGACGTACGAGGAAGACGAGCCTGGCGGTCTGAACGTGATCTGTCGCTACCAAATCCACGGCACAGACCCCAATGATAGCTGGATCACCAGCGCGGGAGAGTCGATCGCCGAGCTGCTCTGGCTTGCGTGCAACATCGCCGAGTTGCGGAACCGGCATGACCCGATCGGAAGCATGGTGCTCGATGCCTTGCCGGCTTTCGGCCACGAACCGCTAACCTCCTTCAAGCTGCGCGACGGGCTCGTCAACGAGGATGACTACATGCGCGAGCCCAATCTCGATGCGCTTGCGGACAAGGTGACCGCCAGCGCGACACGCGAACAGCTGCGTGTGTTGATCGAGGACTGGTGGGCCGAAGCCGAGCCTGCGCTGCGGAGCCTGCAGGACGACGGACACGGCCCGGTCCGCCGCCCGTGCCGCGCCCTGCTCGAGGCCATGCAACTTATCGTCGAGCGCTCACGACGACTATCCCCCGCGATCGAGTCCTTGAGCACCGACGCGTTGTTGCGTCGCGGCACCATGCTCGCGCGCTTCAACGAGACCGATGAGGCGGTGGCGCTGTTGACCAAGGCGATCGCGCAAGGCGGTGATCTCATGGATCGCCTCCACGCGGCGCGCGCGTTAGCGCACGACGCGGGAGGTGACCTCGATTCGGCAGTGGCCGATATGGATGAAGCGGTCAGATTGGCGCCAGACAAGGCGTATGAGGTCGTGCATCGATTCACACGGGCGGTGCTTCAGGCCAAGCGGGGCACATCGGAGGCCCTTCGGGGCGCAATCGACGACTACACGCACATCCTCGACTCCCAGCCGGATGTCAACCTGCGACTGAGCGCGCTTAACTATCGCGCGCTCCATTTTACGAGCGTTGGAGAAGTGGCGGCGGCGATCGCAGACTGGACGCAGGTTATCGAGCGGCAAGCGGATCATCCGCGCGCGGCGGCACAAGCCCGATTCAATCGCGGTGTGCAGTATGAAAAGCTCGGCAAGCTCGAGGATGCTCGCAACGATTTCACGGCCGTGCTTGCCTGGGCTGATGTATCGAGCTCGCAGCGCTTCCGCGCCCTAGAGGGACGCGCGCGCGTGCTCGAACGTCTTGGGGCGCCAGCGGAAGCCGCGGACAACATCGAAGCGATTCTGGCAATGAATATGGCGGACCCGGAGTGGCGTCCAGAGCTGCAGGCGAAGGTGCGCGTCTTGCGAGGCGAAGCCGGACAGCATTGA
- a CDS encoding TRAFs-binding domain-containing protein, which yields MGGSCFVIMGFGEKTDFQSNPQRVLNLDKTYENIIKPAVEDAGLTCIRADEIIHSTVIDKPMYDNLLAADLVVADLSTANVNAAYELGVRHALRPYRTIVLAEKNFSFPFDLSHLSIMRYEHLGKDIGASEAKKVTRELKEKIVALMDDSEPDSPVFVFIPSLQPASLTKAAVAAAAPTPERIDQNSFAELLASFRAEKDSIKSTEDWAAPLALLKRLRKMQPDDPYIVQQLALATYKFQQPDKKTSLVNAKNILAALAPQTSSDAETVGLWGAIHKRLWEEIANPQDLDEAVRAYARGYYIKNDYYNGINYAFMLNVRAFHRAGDEALADRVLARRIRADVLVICDQLLQIESVTDKEKPLYANPGLGSDDPFWIQATKVEALFGLGRKDEADLLKAQIFAKERERLDKAGWMEDSLNEQLKKLGALLVA from the coding sequence ATGGGTGGTAGCTGTTTTGTGATTATGGGCTTTGGCGAGAAGACCGATTTCCAGTCGAATCCTCAACGTGTTTTGAACCTAGATAAAACTTACGAAAATATCATCAAGCCAGCAGTGGAAGATGCCGGCCTCACCTGCATTCGCGCCGACGAGATCATTCATTCCACCGTCATCGACAAGCCGATGTACGATAATCTGCTCGCGGCGGATCTGGTCGTTGCAGACCTCTCCACGGCGAACGTCAACGCGGCCTACGAGCTCGGTGTTCGTCACGCGCTTCGGCCGTACCGGACCATCGTGCTCGCGGAGAAGAATTTCAGCTTCCCATTCGATCTCAGTCATCTCAGCATTATGAGATACGAACACCTCGGGAAGGATATCGGCGCCAGTGAAGCGAAGAAGGTCACGCGGGAGCTGAAGGAGAAGATCGTTGCGCTAATGGACGATTCCGAGCCCGATAGCCCGGTCTTTGTTTTCATCCCCTCACTGCAGCCTGCAAGCCTTACCAAGGCGGCAGTGGCCGCCGCCGCACCTACGCCCGAGCGGATCGACCAGAACAGCTTCGCCGAATTGCTCGCGAGCTTCCGCGCCGAGAAGGACAGCATCAAGTCGACCGAGGACTGGGCCGCGCCACTGGCCCTTCTGAAACGTTTGAGGAAGATGCAGCCAGACGATCCCTACATCGTCCAGCAACTCGCACTCGCAACGTACAAGTTCCAACAGCCGGACAAGAAGACATCGCTTGTAAATGCCAAGAATATTCTGGCCGCACTCGCGCCGCAGACGTCGAGTGATGCCGAAACTGTAGGACTGTGGGGCGCCATCCACAAAAGGCTGTGGGAAGAGATCGCGAATCCCCAAGACCTCGATGAAGCGGTTCGGGCTTATGCCAGAGGCTACTACATCAAAAACGACTATTACAACGGCATCAACTACGCATTCATGCTCAATGTTCGCGCGTTTCACAGGGCCGGCGATGAAGCTCTGGCGGACCGGGTTCTCGCCCGGCGCATTCGGGCGGATGTTCTGGTTATTTGCGACCAGCTGTTGCAGATAGAATCGGTCACAGACAAGGAGAAGCCTTTGTACGCTAATCCTGGACTGGGGAGCGACGATCCATTTTGGATTCAAGCAACAAAGGTTGAAGCCCTGTTCGGGTTGGGTCGGAAGGACGAAGCGGACCTTCTCAAAGCCCAGATCTTTGCCAAAGAACGCGAGAGGCTTGATAAGGCGGGTTGGATGGAAGACAGCCTAAACGAGCAGTTGAAGAAACTGGGCGCCCTGTTGGTTGCCTGA
- a CDS encoding patatin-like phospholipase family protein, translating to MPHLNNWQEKFATERPRRLLALDGGGIRGVMSLEILRKIEEDLAAATGKGASFRLGDFFDYIGGTSTGAIIAAGLAIGKSVQELVDFYVETGPMMFEKTWLIGRLRSFYQADPLRKKLNEVFGDRKLGAEDLRSLLLVVTRNATTDSPWPISNNPFAKYNDRGRPDCNLQIPLWQLVRASTAAPVYFPPEILAWDDSDPAKTFFFVDGGVTPYNDPAFQLFRMATLPQYRLNWPTGETKMMLISVGTGAAAAVSRNLNASGQLAPVNAAHLPGVLMGGAAIDQDINCRTVGRCVFGDVLDREIGDMIPRRPDPLTGDVIPLTEDCGRQFLYARYNPDVSREGLDALGLNQVNPDHVQALDQIEYIKEMQSVGKEYAAKFVDMAPFQRFVQ from the coding sequence ATGCCCCATCTCAACAACTGGCAGGAAAAATTCGCCACCGAACGCCCGCGCCGGCTGCTGGCGCTCGACGGCGGCGGCATCCGTGGCGTGATGTCGCTCGAAATCTTGCGCAAGATCGAGGAGGACCTGGCGGCGGCCACCGGCAAAGGTGCTTCATTCCGCCTTGGGGATTTCTTCGACTATATCGGAGGCACCAGCACCGGGGCCATCATCGCGGCCGGCCTCGCGATCGGAAAATCAGTCCAGGAACTGGTCGATTTCTACGTCGAGACCGGGCCTATGATGTTCGAAAAGACATGGTTGATCGGCCGGCTGCGCAGTTTCTATCAGGCCGACCCGCTGCGGAAAAAACTGAACGAAGTGTTCGGGGATCGCAAGCTCGGCGCCGAAGACCTGCGTTCGCTGCTGCTGGTCGTCACGCGGAATGCAACGACGGATTCTCCGTGGCCGATCTCCAATAATCCCTTTGCCAAGTACAACGACCGCGGGCGCCCAGATTGCAACCTGCAAATTCCCCTATGGCAGCTGGTGCGGGCGAGTACGGCTGCACCGGTCTATTTCCCGCCGGAAATACTGGCCTGGGATGATAGCGACCCGGCAAAAACCTTTTTCTTCGTTGACGGCGGTGTCACGCCATATAATGACCCGGCATTCCAGCTGTTCCGGATGGCGACATTGCCGCAGTACCGGCTGAACTGGCCCACGGGCGAGACGAAGATGATGCTGATTTCGGTCGGCACGGGTGCGGCTGCGGCGGTCAGCCGCAACCTCAACGCAAGCGGACAATTGGCGCCGGTCAACGCCGCGCATCTCCCCGGCGTATTGATGGGAGGTGCTGCGATCGACCAGGACATCAATTGCCGTACCGTCGGCCGCTGCGTGTTCGGCGATGTCCTCGACCGGGAGATCGGCGATATGATTCCCCGGCGACCCGATCCGCTGACCGGAGATGTCATTCCGCTCACCGAGGATTGCGGCCGCCAGTTCCTTTATGCCCGCTACAATCCCGATGTGAGCCGGGAGGGCCTCGACGCGCTAGGGCTGAACCAAGTCAATCCTGATCACGTCCAGGCGCTGGACCAAATTGAGTACATCAAGGAGATGCAGTCGGTCGGGAAGGAATATGCCGCGAAGTTCGTCGACATGGCGCCGTTCCAACGTTTCGTGCAGTAG
- a CDS encoding 4a-hydroxytetrahydrobiopterin dehydratase, whose protein sequence is MDHHPRWENIWRSVDVHLSTWDIGHKPSVMDLELAQYLEEVRSRFPPPKIRAKNP, encoded by the coding sequence ATGGATCATCACCCACGCTGGGAAAACATCTGGCGCTCTGTCGATGTGCATTTGTCTACATGGGATATCGGCCATAAGCCGTCGGTGATGGATCTCGAGTTGGCGCAGTACCTTGAAGAGGTGCGCAGCAGGTTCCCCCCTCCAAAAATCAGGGCGAAGAACCCGTAG